A single genomic interval of Euwallacea similis isolate ESF13 chromosome 2, ESF131.1, whole genome shotgun sequence harbors:
- the LOC136419358 gene encoding neuroendocrine convertase 1-like isoform X2, producing MPLDPADIPLSRVKRVDHENESVKGTSAKSIRFKTTMAKSRKNQTLSQFKTRRKRYASSEIDQTFNDELWNQQWYLKDTRTRLDLPKLDLNVLPVYRAGISGKGVRITVLDDGIEYTHEDLSPNYDPEISYNCNDETRDPLPRYEVTKSNSHGTRCAGEVAMVANNKKCGVGIAFNARIGAVKMLDGLVTDRIEGTALGYAQDLVDIYSASWGPNDDGKTVDGPGRLAREAIEKGIRKGRGGKGSIYVWASGNGGSRGDNCNCDGYLASPYTISIGSASQKGAFPWYGEACASTLAVTYSSGAYKDQMIATTDLNNQCTIKHTGTSASAPLAAGIIALALEVNPSLTWRDVQHLIVWTSELAPVADNPGWQKNAAGLWFSTKFGFGLMNAYGLVSTASNWTTVPEDKKCEILFNNANNATFSFGNPLKLFAATSGCQGSDDEVVFLEHVEVKTTINYTTRGSLEVHLTSPAGSMVQLLAPRKFDKSPKGFVNWTFMSVMTWGELASGLWTLVISDNVGPEGNIGYLGETRLILRGTKDPPRHMFSGPRNYNEDYNRIHNRVGDARITNSPRLAVNFDYENYLK from the exons ATGCCGTTAGATCCTGCTGATATTCCATTAAGCAGAGTCAAACGAGTTGATCATGAAAATGAGTCTGTTAAAGGGACGTCTGCAAAATCAATTCGATTCAAAACAACGATGGCTAAGAGCAGGAAAAACCAAACCTTGAGCCAATTCAAAACCAGAAGAAAGCGCTATGCCTCGTCAGAAATAGATCAGACCTTTAACGACGAATTATGGAATCAGCAGTGGTACCTT AAAGACACAAGAACAAGACTAGACCTACCCAAACTAGATCTCAACGTCCTGCCAGTTTACAGGGCGGGGATCTCTGGAAAAGGAGTGAGGATTACAGTCTTAGACGACGGCATTGAATACACCCATGAAGATTTGAGTCCCAACTAT GATCCTGAAATAAGTTATAACTGCAACGACGAAACCCGTGACCCATTGCCGCGGTATGAAGTAACCAAATCAAACAGTCATGGTACGAGATGTGCAGGAGAAGTGGCTATGGTggcaaataacaaaaaatgtggAGTTGGAATAGCCTTTAATGCTCGAATAG GGGCAGTGAAGATGTTAGATGGCCTAGTCACAGATCGAATCGAGGGAACGGCCCTGGGATACGCCCAAGATTTGGTGGACATTTACAGTGCTTCTTGGGGCCCTAATGACGATGGAAAAACTGTCGATGGACCAGGCAGATTAGCAAGAGAAGCTATAGAAAAAGGAATTCGAAAG GGAAGAGGAGGAAAAGGGTCTATCTACGTTTGGGCATCAGGGAATGGAGGAAGTCGTGGCGACAACTGCAACTGCGATGGTTACCTTGCCAGCCCGTACACAATTTCCATAGGAAGTGCCTCCCAAAAAGGAGCATTTCCCTGGTATGGAGAGGCTTGCGCATCAACATTAGCCGTAACTTATAGCAGCGGAGCTTACAAAGATCAAATGATC GCCACTACGGACTTAAACAACCAATGTACGATTAAACATACAGGAACTTCTGCATCTGCCCCTCTAGCCGCGGGTATCATTGCCTTAGCTCTGGAAGTGAA CCCATCTTTGACTTGGCGCGATGTCCAGCACCTGATAGTCTGGACCTCAGAATTGGCACCAGTAGCCGACAATCCAGGCTGGCAAAAAAACGCCGCCGGCCTGTGGTTTAGCACTAAATTTGGGTTCGGTTTAATGAACGCTTATGGACTTGTTTCGACCGCCTCCAACTGGACAACTGTGCCTGaagataaaaaatgtgaaatccTCTTTAATAA tgcCAACAACGCCACGTTTTCATTCGGGAATCCCCTAAAATTATTCGCGGCGACCTCTGGTTGTCAGGGCAGTGACGACGAAGTGGTTTTTCTTGAGCATGTTGAAGTGAAAACCACCATAAACTATACAACCCGAGGGTCCTTGGAGGTCCACTTAACCTCCCCGGCAG GGTCGATGGTACAACTACTGGCGCCCAGAAAATTCGACAAAAGCCCGAAGGGTTTCGTCAACTGGACCTTTATGTCTGTCATGACCTGGGGAGAATTGGCCAGCGGTTTGTGGACATTGGTCATTTCTGATAAc GTTGGGCCGGAGGGTAACATTGGCTATTTAGGAGAGACCCGCTTAATTTTGCGAGGCACCAAAGACCCTCCCAGGCATATGTTTAGTGGTCCGAGGAACTACAATGAGGACTACAACAGAATACACAATCGAGTAGGGGATGCTAGGATAACAAACAGCCCAAGACTAGCAGTTAATTTTGAttacgaaaattatttaaaataa
- the LOC136419358 gene encoding neuroendocrine convertase 1-like isoform X1 produces MITAENQIVSILTLLLTIASAKELVIRIEGGPLVAELLAVETGYVYKGPVFGFEDTYVLIPTENPEYILPNEQKRRHVSRSLSEDVRVLWAEEQNWKQRQKRDFMPLDPADIPLSRVKRVDHENESVKGTSAKSIRFKTTMAKSRKNQTLSQFKTRRKRYASSEIDQTFNDELWNQQWYLKDTRTRLDLPKLDLNVLPVYRAGISGKGVRITVLDDGIEYTHEDLSPNYDPEISYNCNDETRDPLPRYEVTKSNSHGTRCAGEVAMVANNKKCGVGIAFNARIGAVKMLDGLVTDRIEGTALGYAQDLVDIYSASWGPNDDGKTVDGPGRLAREAIEKGIRKGRGGKGSIYVWASGNGGSRGDNCNCDGYLASPYTISIGSASQKGAFPWYGEACASTLAVTYSSGAYKDQMIATTDLNNQCTIKHTGTSASAPLAAGIIALALEVNPSLTWRDVQHLIVWTSELAPVADNPGWQKNAAGLWFSTKFGFGLMNAYGLVSTASNWTTVPEDKKCEILFNNANNATFSFGNPLKLFAATSGCQGSDDEVVFLEHVEVKTTINYTTRGSLEVHLTSPAGSMVQLLAPRKFDKSPKGFVNWTFMSVMTWGELASGLWTLVISDNVGPEGNIGYLGETRLILRGTKDPPRHMFSGPRNYNEDYNRIHNRVGDARITNSPRLAVNFDYENYLK; encoded by the exons GTTTTCGGGTTTGAAGACACTTACGTGCTTATCCCGACGGAAAATCCGGAATACATTCTTCCCAACGAACAGAAACGAAGACATGTGAGCAGAAGTTTATCTGAAGATGTGAGA GTACTATGGGCCGAAGAACAAAATTGGAAACAACGTCAGAAAAGGGACTTTATGCCGTTAGATCCTGCTGATATTCCATTAAGCAGAGTCAAACGAGTTGATCATGAAAATGAGTCTGTTAAAGGGACGTCTGCAAAATCAATTCGATTCAAAACAACGATGGCTAAGAGCAGGAAAAACCAAACCTTGAGCCAATTCAAAACCAGAAGAAAGCGCTATGCCTCGTCAGAAATAGATCAGACCTTTAACGACGAATTATGGAATCAGCAGTGGTACCTT AAAGACACAAGAACAAGACTAGACCTACCCAAACTAGATCTCAACGTCCTGCCAGTTTACAGGGCGGGGATCTCTGGAAAAGGAGTGAGGATTACAGTCTTAGACGACGGCATTGAATACACCCATGAAGATTTGAGTCCCAACTAT GATCCTGAAATAAGTTATAACTGCAACGACGAAACCCGTGACCCATTGCCGCGGTATGAAGTAACCAAATCAAACAGTCATGGTACGAGATGTGCAGGAGAAGTGGCTATGGTggcaaataacaaaaaatgtggAGTTGGAATAGCCTTTAATGCTCGAATAG GGGCAGTGAAGATGTTAGATGGCCTAGTCACAGATCGAATCGAGGGAACGGCCCTGGGATACGCCCAAGATTTGGTGGACATTTACAGTGCTTCTTGGGGCCCTAATGACGATGGAAAAACTGTCGATGGACCAGGCAGATTAGCAAGAGAAGCTATAGAAAAAGGAATTCGAAAG GGAAGAGGAGGAAAAGGGTCTATCTACGTTTGGGCATCAGGGAATGGAGGAAGTCGTGGCGACAACTGCAACTGCGATGGTTACCTTGCCAGCCCGTACACAATTTCCATAGGAAGTGCCTCCCAAAAAGGAGCATTTCCCTGGTATGGAGAGGCTTGCGCATCAACATTAGCCGTAACTTATAGCAGCGGAGCTTACAAAGATCAAATGATC GCCACTACGGACTTAAACAACCAATGTACGATTAAACATACAGGAACTTCTGCATCTGCCCCTCTAGCCGCGGGTATCATTGCCTTAGCTCTGGAAGTGAA CCCATCTTTGACTTGGCGCGATGTCCAGCACCTGATAGTCTGGACCTCAGAATTGGCACCAGTAGCCGACAATCCAGGCTGGCAAAAAAACGCCGCCGGCCTGTGGTTTAGCACTAAATTTGGGTTCGGTTTAATGAACGCTTATGGACTTGTTTCGACCGCCTCCAACTGGACAACTGTGCCTGaagataaaaaatgtgaaatccTCTTTAATAA tgcCAACAACGCCACGTTTTCATTCGGGAATCCCCTAAAATTATTCGCGGCGACCTCTGGTTGTCAGGGCAGTGACGACGAAGTGGTTTTTCTTGAGCATGTTGAAGTGAAAACCACCATAAACTATACAACCCGAGGGTCCTTGGAGGTCCACTTAACCTCCCCGGCAG GGTCGATGGTACAACTACTGGCGCCCAGAAAATTCGACAAAAGCCCGAAGGGTTTCGTCAACTGGACCTTTATGTCTGTCATGACCTGGGGAGAATTGGCCAGCGGTTTGTGGACATTGGTCATTTCTGATAAc GTTGGGCCGGAGGGTAACATTGGCTATTTAGGAGAGACCCGCTTAATTTTGCGAGGCACCAAAGACCCTCCCAGGCATATGTTTAGTGGTCCGAGGAACTACAATGAGGACTACAACAGAATACACAATCGAGTAGGGGATGCTAGGATAACAAACAGCCCAAGACTAGCAGTTAATTTTGAttacgaaaattatttaaaataa
- the LOC136418282 gene encoding uncharacterized protein, translated as MLRFIVLGALLTKVLCRPGIVETSYGGGDDDDHGLSLASLALSGASHGLGDSSLGSGGETLSLGSGGGGWSGGHGGWSSGGGSGGGVSSDGDFHHGVSIVGGGGGQQGQTIDLTNQGDGHHGPFGGSFVASSKYSAGGHGGGGSSDGGYGVHEGGFEGHYSDVLGASDDGSSGYEHELH; from the exons ATGTTGAGG TTCATCGTGCTTGGTGCCCTACTCACTAAGGTACTGTGCAGGCCTGGGATTGTGGAAACAT CATATGGTGGTGGGGATGATGACGACCACGGCCTCAGCCTCGCCAGCCTCGCCTTGAGCGGAGCCAGCCACGGCCTCGGCGACAGTAGTCTTGGTAGTGGAGGAGAAACCCTCTCGCTTGGAAGTGGTGGTGGTGGATGGTCAGGAGGTCATGGAGGCTGGTCTAGTGGAGGCGGATCCGGCGGTGGTGTTTCCTCAGATGGAGATTTTCATCACGGAGTGAGCATCGTAGGAGGAGGTGGCGGCCAACAGGGCCAAACCATCGACTTGACCAATCAAGGTGACGGACATCACGGACCTTTTGGAGGCAGCTTCGTGGCTTCCAGCAAATATTCTGCTGGAGGACATGGTGGAGGGGGTTCGTCTGATGGTGGATACGGCGTACATGAGGGAGGCTTTGAGGGACATTATAGTGATGTCTTAG GTGCAAGCGATGATGGTTCTTCAGGATACGAACATGAGTTGCATTAA
- the RpL7A gene encoding large ribosomal subunit protein eL8, whose product MVQKKPKKKVGKKVAAAPLAVKKVEAKKEVNPLFEKRPRNFGIGQDIQPPRDLSRFVKWPKYIRIQRQKAVLQKRLKVPPPINQFTQTLDKQTATQLFKVLEKYRPETALQKKNRLKAKAEAKVAKKEEAPSKRPNTLRAGTNTVTKLVEQKKAQLVVIAHDVDPIELVLFLPALCRKMGVPYCIVKGKARLGLLVRRKTCTAVALTQVDSGDRSNFNKIVEAVNNNFNDRGDEIRRHWGGGLLGSKSAARIAKIERAKQKELAQKQG is encoded by the exons ATGGTGCAAAAGAAA CCCAAAAAGAAGGTAGGGAAAAAGGTAGCAGCAGCTCCTCTTGCTGTCAAGAAGGTTGAGGCTAAAAAGGAAGTTAATCCCCTTTTTGAGAAAAGGCCAAGGAATTTCGGAATTG GCCAGGATATCCAGCCCCCTCGTGACTTATCCAGGTTTGTGAAATGGCCGAAATACATTAGAATTCAGAGACAGAAGGCAGTTTTGCAGAAGAGGTTAAAGGTGCCCCCACCAATTAATCAGTTCACCCAGACTTTGGATAAGCAAACAG CTACCCAATTGTTCAAAGTTTTGGAGAAGTACAGGCCTGAGACTGCATTACAGAAGAAAAATAG GTTGAAAGCTAAAGCTGAAGCTAAAGTGGCTAAAAAGGAGGAGGCTCCATCAAAAAGGCCCAACACTTTGAGGGCAGGCACCAACACTGTCACCAAACTTGTAGAACAGAAGAAAGCTCAGTTGGTCGTCATCGCTCATGATGTCGATCCTATTGAG CTGGTTTTGTTCCTGCCAGCTCTCTGCAGGAAAATGGGAGTGCCTTATTGCATTGTGAAGGGAAAGGCCCGTTTAG ggCTTCTTGTCAGGAGGAAAACCTGCACTGCCGTAGCCTTGACTCAGGTCGACTCCGGAGACAGGTCTAACTTCAACAAGATCGTTGAAGCGGTTAACAATAACTTCAATGACCGTGGGGACGAGATCCGTAGACACTGGGGAGGTGGTTTGCTTGGATCCAAATCTGCGGCGCGTATCGCCAAAATCGAAAGAGCCAAACAAAAGGAATTGGCTCAAAAACAAGGTTAA